From a single Brassica rapa cultivar Chiifu-401-42 chromosome A01, CAAS_Brap_v3.01, whole genome shotgun sequence genomic region:
- the LOC103860679 gene encoding uncharacterized protein LOC103860679: MSSHSSIQEACFNVCCSSPFSSHSMTQKQEQEEEEELEFSVITPGGSFLTKDIKFTSQESLPPLRTSFYDFITAFPDYLQTNQADHIRSTEYQNLSCSSRHVLLSHTSQQQPLFSYSQFRQLSGLNNSLFTLSSTQVSSGEEMLTLAREESQFQSRMRKRIMSFMNLEESEYDMILTQDRSSAFKILAELYSFKTNPNLLTVYNYEDEAVESMIRISEKKGVKPKSAEFSWPSTGIVSEKLKRTILRSKRRSKEDKRGLFVFPLQSLVTGASYSYSWMSLAQENQWHVLLDTSALGSKDMDTLGLSLFRPDFLICSFTEFLGHDDDYLTGFGCLFVKKSSSQALSEEEAVTDPANLTVVKAEPNWIMLQNDETTLEDHNKASTSAIEIEEDDKAIIEFRGLDHADSLGLILISRRLKSLTLWLVRALTCLKHPGSHQTETPLVKICGPKTRSDRGASVSFNVFDWQGEKVDPLMVERLAEREKVGLRCAYLQKIGSVGNKKRRDGESMSLRVSVVSVRLGFMTNFDDVFRVWGFVSRFLDADFVEKEKWRKKALEKEKKNK, translated from the coding sequence ATGAGTTCACACTCCTCCATACAAGAAGCTTGCTTTAATGTCTGCTGCTCATCACCATTCTCATCTCACTCCATGACTcagaaacaagaacaagaagaagaagaagagctcgAGTTCTCAGTAATCACACCAGGAGGTTCGTTTCTAACAAAAGACATCAAATTCACTAGCCAAGAATCTCTCCCTCCTCTCCGCACATCTTTCTACGATTTCATCACAGCTTTTCCTGATTACTTGCAGACGAACCAAGCCGATCATATCCGATCTACAGAGTACCAAAACCTCTCGTGCTCCTCTCGCCACGTGTTGTTATCCCACACAAGCCAGCAACAGCCCTTGTTCTCATACTCACAGTTCCGGCAACTCTCGGGTTTGAATAACTCTCTCTTTACCTTGTCTTCCACGCAAGTAAGCTCCGGTGAAGAAATGTTAACACTCGCGAGAGAAGAGTCTCAGTTTCAGTCGAGGATGAGGAAGAGAATCATGAGTTTTATGAATCTTGAAGAATCTGAATATGACATGATACTAACTCAAGACCGCTCCTCTGCTTTCAAGATTCTAGCGGAACTCTACTCTTTCAAAACAAACCCGAATCTCCTCACTGTCTACAACTACGAAGACGAAGCAGTGGAAAGCATGATCAGAATCTCGGAGAAGAAGGGTGTAAAGCCCAAATCAGCAGAGTTCTCGTGGCCGAGCACTGGGATAGTCTCTGAGAAGCTCAAGAGGACGATCTTGAGGAGTAAGAGAAGAAGTAAAGAAGACAAAAGAGGACTCTTTGTGTTTCCACTTCAGTCTCTTGTCACAGGAGCTTCGTATTCTTACTCGTGGATGAGTTTAGCTCAAGAGAACCAATGGCATGTGTTGCTTGATACCTCTGCTTTGGGTTCTAAAGACATGGACACTTTAGGTCTTTCTCTGTTCCGACCAGATTTTTTGATATGTTCCTTTACAGAGTTTTTAGGGCATGATGATGATTATCTTACTGGTTTCGGTTGCTTGTTCGTCAAGAAATCTAGCTCACAGGCTTtgtcagaagaagaagcagtCACGGATCCTGCAAATCTCACGGTAGTAAAAGCGGAGCCAAATTGGATAATGTTACAAAATGACGAAACTACCCTTGAGGACCACAACAAGGCGTCCACGTCTGCCATTGAAATCGAGGAAGACGACAAAGCAATAATTGAGTTTCGTGGTTTAGATCACGCGGACTCTCTCGGTCTGATACTGATCAGTCGAAGGTTAAAGTCGTTGACTTTATGGCTGGTCCGAGCGCTGACGTGTCTGAAACATCCAGGCTCTCATCAAACGGAGACGCCTCTGGTGAAAATCTGCGGACCGAAGACGAGATCTGACCGAGGAGCGTCGGTTTCGTTCAATGTCTTCGACTGGCAAGGAGAGAAGGTCGATCCTTTGATGGTGGAGAGGCTGGCGGAGAGGGAGAAGGTCGGTTTGCGATGCGCGTATTTGCAGAAGATTGGTAGCGTGGGAAACAAGAAAcgaagagatggagagagtaTGAGTTTGAGAGTGTCAGTGGTGAGTGTTAGGTTAGGGTTTATGACGAACTTTGATGATGTTTTTAGGGTTTGGGGGTTTGTGTCGAGGTTCTTGGATGCTGATTTTGTTGAGAAAGAGAAGTGGAGAAAGAAAGCtcttgagaaagaaaaaaaaaacaaatga
- the LOC103860690 gene encoding SPX domain-containing membrane protein At4g22990 isoform X1, whose translation MVAFGKKLKERSIQEWQGYYINYKLMKKKVNQYGRQLQGGNLERRQVLKDFSKMLDNQIEKVALFMLEQQGLLASRLQRLRESHDALQEEPEISHIAYLKDGYRAVGHDLLKLLFFVEMNAIGVRKILKKFDKRFGYRFTNYYVKTRANHPYSELQQVYKHVGLGAVVGAVSRNLHELQNNQGSYLSIYDQPVLPLQDPVVDSIRAAVDRLTHSTNFLNFMAQHAFIMQQELPSPQDEEEAVEEDRRYHFMSLLLNLVNTFLYMVNTYIIVPTADDYSMSLGAAATVCGVVIGAMAVAQLFSSIYFSAWSNKSYFKPLIFSSIVLFIGNLLYALAFDFNSIAVLLIGRLFCGLGSARAVNRRYISDCVPLKIRMQASAGFVSASALGMACGPALAGLLQTRFKIYKLTFNQNTLPGWVMAIAWLMYLVWLAISFREPVLEPEESHSTSKDSNNSEAVQDGNLESGIKQPLLITSEEIEEQVEDEDDSEEASEESRAPVNSIGAAYRLLTPSVKVQLLIYFMLKYAMEILLSESSVVTTYYFGWSTSSVAIFLACLGLTVLPVNIVIGSYISNMFEDRQILLVSEIMVCVGILFSFNVLVPYTVPQYVCSGLIMFVSAEVLEGVNLSLLSRVMSSRLSRGTYNGGLLSTEAGTIARVIADVTITVAGYFGRDMLLNVTLLPSLVTCVVSIVATCFTYNSLY comes from the exons ATGGTCGCCTTTGGGAAAAAGCTCAAAGAACGTAGCATTCAAGAATGGCAAGG ATATTACATCAACTACAaactgatgaagaagaaagtgaatcAATACGGTCGCCAGTTACAAGGAGGAAACCTAGAGCGTCGCCAAGTTCTGAAAGATTTCTCAAAGATGCTTGATAACCAG ATCGAGAAAGTCGCATTGTTCATGTTGGAGCAACAAGGGTTACTTGCAAGTAGGCTACAGAGGCTGAGGGAGTCACACGATGCTCTCCAAGAGGAGCCTGAGATATCTCACATAGCTTATCTAAAGGACGGTTATAGAGCTGTTGGTCATGATCTTCTCAAGCTCTTGTTCTTCGTTGAGATGAATGCTATTGGTGTCCGTAAGATACTCAAGAAGTTCGATAAACGGTTTGGTTACAGATTCACAAACTATTATGTCAAGACTCGCGCTAACCATCCTTACTCTGAACTTCAGCAAGTCTATAAACATGTT GGTCTTGGGGCTGTTGTTGGAGCTGTGTCTCGCAACCTTCATGAGCTTCAAAACAATCAAGGAAGCTACTTATCTATCTATGACCAGCCTGTTCTTCCACTTCAAGATCCTGTAGTTGACTCAATTAGAGCAGCAGTGGATAGACTAACACACTCAACAAACTTCTTGAACTTCATGGCTCAGCACGCGTTTATCATGCAACAAGAGTTACCTAGTCCACAAGACGAGGAAGAAGCCGTTGAAGAAGACAGGAGATATCACTTCATGTCTCTCTTGTTGAATCTTGTCAACACGTTTCTCTATATGGTCAATACTTATATCATCGTCCCTACAGCAGATGACTATTCAATGAGCCTTGGTGCAGCAGCTACGGTGTGTGGTGTAGTGATTGGTGCTATGGCTGTGGCTCAGCTCTTCTCTTCGATTTACTTCAGCGCATGGTCTAATAAATCTTACTTCAAACCGCTTATATTCAGTAGCATTGTCCTCTTCATTGGTAACTTGTTGTATGCATTGGCTTTTGACTTCAACTCAATAGCTGTTCTCTTGATCGGCCGGCTTTTCTGTGG ATTGGGATCAGCGAGAGCAGTGAACAGGAGATATATAAGTGACTGTGTACCGTTAAAGATCAGGATGCAGGCTTCAGCTGGTTTTGTAAGTGCAAGTGCTTTAGGAATGGCGTGTGGTCCTGCTCTTGCTGGTCTATTGCAGACCAGATTCAAGATCTATAAGCTTACTTTTAACCAAAACACATTGCCTGGTTGGGTTATGGCTATTGCTTGGCTTATGTACTTAGTCTGGTTAGCTATTTCGTTCCGGGAGCCGGTACTTGAGCCTGAGGAGAGTCATAGTACTTCAAAGGATTCTAATAACTCTG aagctgttcaagatgggaATCTGGAGTCAGGCATTAAACAGCCATTGCTGATCACATCAGAAGAGATAGAAGAACAggttgaagatgaagatgatagTGAAGAAGCTTCTGAGGAATCTCGTGCACCTGTGAACTCCATTGGAGCTGCTTATAGGTTACTTACACCTTCAGTAAAG GTTCAACTATTAATATACTTCATGCTCAAGTATGCAATGGAGATTCTTCTCTCTGAATCTAGTGTCGTCACCACTTACTACTTCGGTTGGTCCACTAGCTCGGTTGCTATCTTCTTGGCTTGTCTCGGTCTCACGGTTCTTCCTGTAAACATCGTTATTGGAAGCTATATCAGCAACATGTTTGAAGACCG GCAAATTCTGTTGGTGTCGGAGATTATGGTTTGTGTCGGAATACTATTCAGCTTCAATGTCCTTGTTCCATACACTGTACCACAATACGTTTGCTCCGGACTCATCATGTTTGTTTCTGCAGAAGTTCTTGAAG GTGTTAACTTGTCGTTGCTCTCGAGGGTTATGTCGTCGAGGCTATCGAGGGGGACTTACAACGGAGGTTTGCTTTCGACGGAGGCAGGCACGATCGCACGTGTGATTGCCGACGTGACTATTACCGTCGCCGGTTACTTTGGGCGGGATATGCTTTTGAATGTCACTTTACTTCCCTCTCTGGTCACTTGTGTTGTGTCCATCGTAGCTACTTGTTTTACTTATAACTCCTTGTACTAG
- the LOC103860690 gene encoding SPX domain-containing membrane protein At4g22990 isoform X2: protein MVAFGKKLKERSIQEWQGYYINYKLMKKKVNQYGRQLQGGNLERRQVLKDFSKMLDNQIEKVALFMLEQQGLLASRLQRLRESHDALQEEPEISHIAYLKDGYRAVGHDLLKLLFFVEMNAIGVRKILKKFDKRFGYRFTNYYVKTRANHPYSELQQVYKHVGLGAVVGAVSRNLHELQNNQGSYLSIYDQPVLPLQDPVVDSIRAAVDRLTHSTNFLNFMAQHAFIMQQELPSPQDEEEAVEEDRRYHFMSLLLNLVNTFLYMVNTYIIVPTADDYSMSLGAAATVCGVVIGAMAVAQLFSSIYFSAWSNKSYFKPLIFSSIVLFIGNLLYALAFDFNSIAVLLIGRLFCGLGSARAVNRRYISDCVPLKIRMQASAGFVSASALGMACGPALAGLLQTRFKIYKLTFNQNTLPGWVMAIAWLMYLVWLAISFREPVLEPEESHSTSKDSNNSAVQDGNLESGIKQPLLITSEEIEEQVEDEDDSEEASEESRAPVNSIGAAYRLLTPSVKVQLLIYFMLKYAMEILLSESSVVTTYYFGWSTSSVAIFLACLGLTVLPVNIVIGSYISNMFEDRQILLVSEIMVCVGILFSFNVLVPYTVPQYVCSGLIMFVSAEVLEGVNLSLLSRVMSSRLSRGTYNGGLLSTEAGTIARVIADVTITVAGYFGRDMLLNVTLLPSLVTCVVSIVATCFTYNSLY from the exons ATGGTCGCCTTTGGGAAAAAGCTCAAAGAACGTAGCATTCAAGAATGGCAAGG ATATTACATCAACTACAaactgatgaagaagaaagtgaatcAATACGGTCGCCAGTTACAAGGAGGAAACCTAGAGCGTCGCCAAGTTCTGAAAGATTTCTCAAAGATGCTTGATAACCAG ATCGAGAAAGTCGCATTGTTCATGTTGGAGCAACAAGGGTTACTTGCAAGTAGGCTACAGAGGCTGAGGGAGTCACACGATGCTCTCCAAGAGGAGCCTGAGATATCTCACATAGCTTATCTAAAGGACGGTTATAGAGCTGTTGGTCATGATCTTCTCAAGCTCTTGTTCTTCGTTGAGATGAATGCTATTGGTGTCCGTAAGATACTCAAGAAGTTCGATAAACGGTTTGGTTACAGATTCACAAACTATTATGTCAAGACTCGCGCTAACCATCCTTACTCTGAACTTCAGCAAGTCTATAAACATGTT GGTCTTGGGGCTGTTGTTGGAGCTGTGTCTCGCAACCTTCATGAGCTTCAAAACAATCAAGGAAGCTACTTATCTATCTATGACCAGCCTGTTCTTCCACTTCAAGATCCTGTAGTTGACTCAATTAGAGCAGCAGTGGATAGACTAACACACTCAACAAACTTCTTGAACTTCATGGCTCAGCACGCGTTTATCATGCAACAAGAGTTACCTAGTCCACAAGACGAGGAAGAAGCCGTTGAAGAAGACAGGAGATATCACTTCATGTCTCTCTTGTTGAATCTTGTCAACACGTTTCTCTATATGGTCAATACTTATATCATCGTCCCTACAGCAGATGACTATTCAATGAGCCTTGGTGCAGCAGCTACGGTGTGTGGTGTAGTGATTGGTGCTATGGCTGTGGCTCAGCTCTTCTCTTCGATTTACTTCAGCGCATGGTCTAATAAATCTTACTTCAAACCGCTTATATTCAGTAGCATTGTCCTCTTCATTGGTAACTTGTTGTATGCATTGGCTTTTGACTTCAACTCAATAGCTGTTCTCTTGATCGGCCGGCTTTTCTGTGG ATTGGGATCAGCGAGAGCAGTGAACAGGAGATATATAAGTGACTGTGTACCGTTAAAGATCAGGATGCAGGCTTCAGCTGGTTTTGTAAGTGCAAGTGCTTTAGGAATGGCGTGTGGTCCTGCTCTTGCTGGTCTATTGCAGACCAGATTCAAGATCTATAAGCTTACTTTTAACCAAAACACATTGCCTGGTTGGGTTATGGCTATTGCTTGGCTTATGTACTTAGTCTGGTTAGCTATTTCGTTCCGGGAGCCGGTACTTGAGCCTGAGGAGAGTCATAGTACTTCAAAGGATTCTAATAACTCTG ctgttcaagatgggaATCTGGAGTCAGGCATTAAACAGCCATTGCTGATCACATCAGAAGAGATAGAAGAACAggttgaagatgaagatgatagTGAAGAAGCTTCTGAGGAATCTCGTGCACCTGTGAACTCCATTGGAGCTGCTTATAGGTTACTTACACCTTCAGTAAAG GTTCAACTATTAATATACTTCATGCTCAAGTATGCAATGGAGATTCTTCTCTCTGAATCTAGTGTCGTCACCACTTACTACTTCGGTTGGTCCACTAGCTCGGTTGCTATCTTCTTGGCTTGTCTCGGTCTCACGGTTCTTCCTGTAAACATCGTTATTGGAAGCTATATCAGCAACATGTTTGAAGACCG GCAAATTCTGTTGGTGTCGGAGATTATGGTTTGTGTCGGAATACTATTCAGCTTCAATGTCCTTGTTCCATACACTGTACCACAATACGTTTGCTCCGGACTCATCATGTTTGTTTCTGCAGAAGTTCTTGAAG GTGTTAACTTGTCGTTGCTCTCGAGGGTTATGTCGTCGAGGCTATCGAGGGGGACTTACAACGGAGGTTTGCTTTCGACGGAGGCAGGCACGATCGCACGTGTGATTGCCGACGTGACTATTACCGTCGCCGGTTACTTTGGGCGGGATATGCTTTTGAATGTCACTTTACTTCCCTCTCTGGTCACTTGTGTTGTGTCCATCGTAGCTACTTGTTTTACTTATAACTCCTTGTACTAG
- the LOC103860707 gene encoding UDP-galactose/UDP-glucose transporter 2, producing the protein MKEEQSRTLFGISLSDRPTWQQFLICTSGFFFGYLVNGVCEEYVYNRLQFSFGWYFTFIQGFVYLFLIYLQGFTTKHIVNPMRTYVKLSAVLMGSHGLTKGSLAYLNYPAQIMFKSTKVLPVMIMGAFIPGLRRKYPVHEYISAFLLVLGLILFTLADAQMSPNFSMIGILMISGALIMDAFLGNLQEAIFTMNPETSQMEMLFCSTVVGLPFLFVPMVLTGELFRAWTACSQHPYVYGVLVFEAMATFIGQVSVLSLIALFGAATTALITTARKGVTLLLSYLIFTKPLTEQHGSGLLLIAMGIVLKMVPMDSKPPSKIQARPAVRKDGGEGERGDEEERKSLV; encoded by the exons atgaaggAGGAACAATCAAGAACTCTGTTTGGAATATCTCTGTCTGATCGACCAACTTGGCAACAGTTTCTCATTTGCACTTCTGGTTTCTTCTTTGGCTACCTCGTTAACGGAGTTTGCGAG GAATATGTTTATAATCGGCTCCAATTTAG CTTTGGTTGGTACTTCACGTTTATACAAGGATTTGTCTACTTGTTCCTCATCTACCTTCAAGGGTTCACCACAAAACATATTGTGAATCCCATGAGAACTTATGTGAAACTCTCTGCTGTTCTCATGGGATCACATGGTTTAACCAAAGGATCTTTGGCTTATCTCAACTATCCAGCTCAAATCATGTTCAAATCCACCAAG GTGTTGCCGGTAATGATAATGGGAGCGTTCATACCCGGTTTGAGAAGAAAATACCCGGTCCATGAATACATTTCAGCGTTCTTGTTGGTTCTTGGTTTGATCCTTTTCACATTAGCAGACGCACAAATGTCTCCTAATTTCAGTATGATCGGTATTTTGATGATTTCTGGTGCGTTGATCATGGATGCTTTCTTGGGTAATCTTCAGGAAGCCATTTTCACGATGAATCCCGAGACATCTCAG ATGGAGATGCTTTTCTGCTCAACGGTTGTTGGATTGCCCTTCTTGTTCGTTCCCATGGTCTTAACCGGTGAGCTTTTCCGTGCGTGGACTGCGTGCTCACAA CATCCGTACGTGTATGGAGTGCTTGTATTCGAAGCCATGGCCACATTCATCGGTCAAGTCTCTGTTCTATCGCTCATTGCACTCTTTGGAGCCGCTACAACCGCCTTA ATAACAACAGCGAGGAAAGGTGTTACGTTGTTGCTGTCGTATTTGATATTCACAAAGCCATTAACAGAACAGCACGGATCGGGGTTGCTGTTGATAGCAATGGGAATTGTATTGAAGATGGTACCGATGGATAGTAAACCTCCGAGCAAGATTCAGGCGAGACCAGCGGTTAGGAAAGATGGAGGTGAGGGTGAGAGAGGAGATGAAGAGGAGAGAAAGTCACTGGTTTAA
- the LOC103860717 gene encoding uncharacterized protein LOC103860717 isoform X2 has translation MASSITSFDHHLPMSKRRLKSLSLRDYLLDDLSSSCSSNGFKSLPRLLDAEIKRSGILHRKRRSNCGLAFSHAVKKASTALLSAVKLLPFPSSSVKPPSPSRKKGMFSRSFSRNLWKKLSHREVNNVDDGEIEGREQKIQRGRSLTFGEFLKESLDQPSNASFSGEATLSNSTGGDSTSVGSELFTNSEVTQSSGESETSKQNDAVGEEREETRNRVVVMMSGDSVGSLVSDRSSVNDNREECVNEEKEQLSPISILECTFQDDVVTPHSHHKETHGKKLLRKSRRFETLVRLVPVDLEKRIEQYVERQDYDSHPMVETEENQSENRATRLFALLKSRLTEEPSQLLVSQKVDNLLLDFFREDGNTDTRDEHKLVKIVEEWLMRRREEEYMFMSWEVEEKREIYVKEMKWGFINGDEQDYVVEELGNGFVTSLIDELFLDLSL, from the exons ATGGCGTCCTCGATCACTTCCTTCGATCATCACCTTCCCATGAGCAAGAGACGATTAAAGTCACTGAGTCTGAGAGATTACCTTCTTGATGATCTCAGCTCTTCTTGCTCATCCAACGGCTTCAAATCCCTCCCTCGTCTCCTCGACGCCGAGATCAAACGGTCCGGAATACTCCACCGCAAACGGCGTTCTAACTGCGGGCTGGCGTTTAGTCACGCCGTTAAGAAAGCTTCCACGGCGTTACTCAGCGCCGTTAAACTCTTGCCGTTCCCTTCCTCCTCCGTTAaacctccttctccttctcgaAAGAAAGGGATGTTCTCGAGGAGCTTCTCTAGAAACCTCTGGAAGAAACTTTCCCACCGTGAAGTTAATAACGTCGACGACGGAGAGATTGAGGGACGTGAACAGAAGATCCAACGAGGGAGATCATTGACATTCGGTGAGTTTCTGAAAGAGAGTCTAGACCAACCGTCCAATGCATCATTTTCCGGTGAAGCGACGTTGTCAAACTCCACCGGTGGTGACTCGACGAGCGTTGGCAGCGAGTTGTTCACGAACTCGGAGGTGACTCAGTCGAGTGGCGAATCTGAGACGTCGAAGCAAAACGACGCCGTGGGAGAAGAGAGGGAGGAGACAAGAAACAGAGTAGTAGTTATGATGAGTGGGGATTCTGTAGGGTCACTCGTCAGTGACAGATCGTCTGTCAACGACAATAGAGAG GAATGCGTGAACGAAGAGAAAGAACAACTCAGTCCGATATCTATTTTGGAATGCACATTCCAAGATGATGTAGTAACTCCTCATTCGCATCATAAAG AAACCCATGGGAAGAAGCTATTGAGGAAGAGTAGAAGATTTGAGACTTTGGTACGACTTGTGCCTGTGGATTTAGAGAAACGTATAGAGCAATATGTTGAAAGACAAGATTATGACTCTCATCCCATGGTCGAAACCGAAGAAAATCAATCCGAAAACCGAGCAACCCGTTTGTTTGCTCTACTGAAGTCTAGATTGACTGAGGAACCGAGCCAGTTACTGGTGTCTCAGAAAGTGGACAATCTTTTGCTAGATTTTTTCAGAGAAGACGGGAATACTGACACAAGAGACGAGCATAAGTTAGTGAAGATTGTTGAAGAATGGCTGATGAGGAGACGAGAAGAAGAGTATATGTTTATGAGTTGGGAAgtggaagagaagagagagatttATGTGAAGGAAATGAAATGGGGTTTTATCAATGGTGATGAGCAAGACTATGTAGTTGAAGAGTTGGGGAATGGTTTTGTTACTTCCTTGATTGATGaactttttcttgatttatcaCTGTGA
- the LOC103860717 gene encoding uncharacterized protein LOC103860717 isoform X1: MASSITSFDHHLPMSKRRLKSLSLRDYLLDDLSSSCSSNGFKSLPRLLDAEIKRSGILHRKRRSNCGLAFSHAVKKASTALLSAVKLLPFPSSSVKPPSPSRKKGMFSRSFSRNLWKKLSHREVNNVDDGEIEGREQKIQRGRSLTFGEFLKESLDQPSNASFSGEATLSNSTGGDSTSVGSELFTNSEVTQSSGESETSKQNDAVGEEREETRNRVVVMMSGDSVGSLVSDRSSVNDNREECVNEEKEQLSPISILECTFQDDVVTPHSHHKVFTETHGKKLLRKSRRFETLVRLVPVDLEKRIEQYVERQDYDSHPMVETEENQSENRATRLFALLKSRLTEEPSQLLVSQKVDNLLLDFFREDGNTDTRDEHKLVKIVEEWLMRRREEEYMFMSWEVEEKREIYVKEMKWGFINGDEQDYVVEELGNGFVTSLIDELFLDLSL, encoded by the exons ATGGCGTCCTCGATCACTTCCTTCGATCATCACCTTCCCATGAGCAAGAGACGATTAAAGTCACTGAGTCTGAGAGATTACCTTCTTGATGATCTCAGCTCTTCTTGCTCATCCAACGGCTTCAAATCCCTCCCTCGTCTCCTCGACGCCGAGATCAAACGGTCCGGAATACTCCACCGCAAACGGCGTTCTAACTGCGGGCTGGCGTTTAGTCACGCCGTTAAGAAAGCTTCCACGGCGTTACTCAGCGCCGTTAAACTCTTGCCGTTCCCTTCCTCCTCCGTTAaacctccttctccttctcgaAAGAAAGGGATGTTCTCGAGGAGCTTCTCTAGAAACCTCTGGAAGAAACTTTCCCACCGTGAAGTTAATAACGTCGACGACGGAGAGATTGAGGGACGTGAACAGAAGATCCAACGAGGGAGATCATTGACATTCGGTGAGTTTCTGAAAGAGAGTCTAGACCAACCGTCCAATGCATCATTTTCCGGTGAAGCGACGTTGTCAAACTCCACCGGTGGTGACTCGACGAGCGTTGGCAGCGAGTTGTTCACGAACTCGGAGGTGACTCAGTCGAGTGGCGAATCTGAGACGTCGAAGCAAAACGACGCCGTGGGAGAAGAGAGGGAGGAGACAAGAAACAGAGTAGTAGTTATGATGAGTGGGGATTCTGTAGGGTCACTCGTCAGTGACAGATCGTCTGTCAACGACAATAGAGAG GAATGCGTGAACGAAGAGAAAGAACAACTCAGTCCGATATCTATTTTGGAATGCACATTCCAAGATGATGTAGTAACTCCTCATTCGCATCATAAAG TATTTACAGAAACCCATGGGAAGAAGCTATTGAGGAAGAGTAGAAGATTTGAGACTTTGGTACGACTTGTGCCTGTGGATTTAGAGAAACGTATAGAGCAATATGTTGAAAGACAAGATTATGACTCTCATCCCATGGTCGAAACCGAAGAAAATCAATCCGAAAACCGAGCAACCCGTTTGTTTGCTCTACTGAAGTCTAGATTGACTGAGGAACCGAGCCAGTTACTGGTGTCTCAGAAAGTGGACAATCTTTTGCTAGATTTTTTCAGAGAAGACGGGAATACTGACACAAGAGACGAGCATAAGTTAGTGAAGATTGTTGAAGAATGGCTGATGAGGAGACGAGAAGAAGAGTATATGTTTATGAGTTGGGAAgtggaagagaagagagagatttATGTGAAGGAAATGAAATGGGGTTTTATCAATGGTGATGAGCAAGACTATGTAGTTGAAGAGTTGGGGAATGGTTTTGTTACTTCCTTGATTGATGaactttttcttgatttatcaCTGTGA